One part of the Arabidopsis thaliana chromosome 1 sequence genome encodes these proteins:
- the MSL3 gene encoding MSCS-like 3 (MSCS-like 3 (MSL3); FUNCTIONS IN: ion channel activity; INVOLVED IN: plastid organization, response to osmotic stress; LOCATED IN: membrane, plastid envelope; EXPRESSED IN: 26 plant structures; EXPRESSED DURING: 15 growth stages; CONTAINS InterPro DOMAIN/s: Mechanosensitive ion channel MscS (InterPro:IPR006685), Like-Sm ribonucleoprotein (LSM)-related domain (InterPro:IPR010920); BEST Arabidopsis thaliana protein match is: MSCS-like 2 (TAIR:AT5G10490.1); Has 6506 Blast hits to 5934 proteins in 1329 species: Archae - 154; Bacteria - 2583; Metazoa - 875; Fungi - 404; Plants - 332; Viruses - 16; Other Eukaryotes - 2142 (source: NCBI BLink).) gives MMMRTVALPLSHDLNVHKIHEASGFHNSAAGKNRVYLTRTGLSSCATRQDVWSLQLLESLSGSIVPVSSRCNAFVCRSALSPGNGNEGPILKSTAVIFTRVYDALGGNPHLVKLIPAVGILAFATWGLRPLLRLARTTLFEKGNDANSQKSSTQYIVVSYLQPLLLWSGAILLCRTLDPIVLPSSAGQAIKQRLLIFARSISTVLAFSCCLSSLLQQVQKFFMETNNPADTRNMGFSFAGKAVYTAAWVAAASLFMELLGFSTQKWLTAGGLGTVLLTLAGREILTNFLSSIMIHATRPFVLNEWIQTKIGGYEVSGTVEQVGWWSPTIIRGDDREAVHIPNHQFSVNIVRNLTQKTHWRIKTHLAISHLDVSKINNIVADMRKVLSKNPQIEQQKIHRRVFLEDIDPENQALRILISCFVKTSRFEEYLCVKEAVLLDLLTVIRHHGARLATPIRTVQRMRNEAEVDTAGFSDIVFNQAAMNRRYMLIEPSYKINSDDNSKSPSPSPGQKSPSPGQKSEERDLQEEPSETKAETENNGSVPVSNAKKENQKAALGSNSNTGTKGSSTSTSDQPVAQKSEEKKKESVGDPHKAEKDEVSDDEATIEQTLKSKAKQGSEKNNGESKARDGGGSGTSSLLEENLVLGVALDGSKRTLPIDEEHKASGALMDSEELGIGSE, from the exons ATGATGATGCGTACTGTTGCTTTACCATTGTCCCATGATCTGAATGTTCATAAGATCCATGAAGCTTCTGGATTCCATAAT AGTGCTGCTGGTAAAAATCGTGTGTATCTGACTCGGACTGGTCTTTCATCATGTGCCACG AGACAAGACGTTTGGAGTCTTCAGCTACTAGAGAGCTTGAGTGGTTCAATAGTACCTGTATCATCTAGGTGTAATGCATTTGTTTGCCGGTCAGCTCTCTCTCCTGGGAATGGAAATGAAGGCCCTATTCTTAAATCAACTGCAGTAATATTCACAAG GGTATATGATGCTTTAGGTGGAAATCCTCATTTAGTGAAACTAATTCCAGCGGTTGGGATTCTTGCATTTGCTACATGGGGTCTTAGACCCCTTCTGCGCCTTGCCAGAACTACCCTGTTTGAG AAGGGGAATGATGCAAATTCACAGAAGAGTAGCACGCAGTACATTGTTGTGTCATATCTTCAACCTTTGCTGCTTTGGAGCGGAGCAATCCTTTTATGCAG AACATTGGACCCAATAGTATTGCCTTCAAGTGCCGGCCAGGCTATTAAACAGCGTCTTCTGATCTTTGCTCGGTCCATATCAACGGTGTTGGCATTTTCCTGCTGTTTATCAAG CCTACTTCAGCAGGTGCAGAAATTTTTTATGGAGACAAATAATCCTGCTGATACCAGAAAT ATGGGTTTCAGTTTTGCTGGAAAAGCTGTTTACACTGCTGCGTGGGTTGCTGCTGCTTCATTGTTTATGGAACTGTTAGGCTTCTCTACCCAAAAATGGCTAACGGCTGGGGGTCTGGGGACAGTACTGCTAACTCTTGCTGGCCGTGAG ATACTTActaactttctttcaagcatTATGATTCATGCTACACGGCCCTTTGTTCTGAATGAGTGGATCCAGACCAAGATAGGAGGCTATGAAGTTTCTGGCACAGTAGAG CAAGTCGGTTGGTGGTCACCTACAATTATCAGAGGTGATGACCGGGAAGCAGTTCATATTCCTAACCACCAGTTCAGTGTGAATATTGTGAGAAATCTCACTCAGAAGACGCATTGGCGCATCAAAACACATCTTGCCATCAGTCATCTTGATGTCAGCAAAATTAAT AATATCGTGGCTGATATGCGCAAGGTGTTGTCTAAAAATCCTCAAATCGAGCAGCAAAAAATACACAGAAGAGTCTTTCTGGAGGATATAGATCCAGAGAACCAAGCCCTTAGg ATTCTAATATCCTGTTTTGTCAAGACTTCACGTTTTGAAGAATACCTGTGCGTTAAG GAAGCAGTGCTCTTGGATCTTCTTACTGTTATTAGGCATCACGGGGCACGTCTAGCAACTCCCATTAGAACAGTACAGAGGATGCGTAATGAGGCTGAGGTGGACACTGCAGGATTTTCAGACATCGTTTTCAATCAAGCAGCAATGAACCGCCGATACATGCTGATTGAGCCATCTTATAAAATCAACAGCGATGACAATTCAAAGTCTCCCTCACCCAGCCCAGGGCAAAAGTCACCCAGCCCAGGGCAAAAGAGTGAAGAAAGGGACCTTCAAGAAGAACCATCGGAAACCAAGGCCGAAACAGAAAACAACGGATCGGTGCCGGTTTCAAATGCCAAAAAGGAAAACCAGAAAGCGGCTCTTGGTTCCAACTCCAATACAGGCACTAAGGGTTCATCAACCTCAACATCTGACCAGCCAGTAGCACAAAAgtcagaagaaaagaagaaagagagcgTGGGAGATCCACATAAAGCAGAGAAGGATGAAGTTTCTGATGACGAAGCTACAATAGAGCAGACACtgaaatcaaaagcaaaacaaggGAGCGAGAAAAACAATGGAGAGTCGAAAGCTCGAGATGGTGGTGGGTCCGGTACTAGTTCTTTACTGGAGGAGAATCTTGTTCTTGGTGTTGCGTTGGATGGCTCAAAACGTACACTCCCGATTGATGAAGAACACAAAGCATCTGGTGCACTAATGGATTCAGAAGAACTTGGTATTGGATCAGAATGA
- the EMB1674 gene encoding EMBRYO DEFECTIVE protein (EMBRYO DEFECTIVE 1674 (EMB1674); CONTAINS InterPro DOMAIN/s: SANT associated (InterPro:IPR015216), KIP1-like (InterPro:IPR011684); BEST Arabidopsis thaliana protein match is: Kinase interacting (KIP1-like) family protein (TAIR:AT1G09720.1); Has 30818 Blast hits to 19641 proteins in 1442 species: Archae - 565; Bacteria - 3414; Metazoa - 15518; Fungi - 2982; Plants - 1779; Viruses - 78; Other Eukaryotes - 6482 (source: NCBI BLink).), translated as MTTTRAKSKFQSLSACRFTPLPEPNTSPSTYSKTLPKPNSSPGTDGTFPTPFPLAVITPIKTLKSVTLSDWWLTKKGKDLCIKGFESNGASGVRLFSSGTISKRHESTTLEAIDGITISINGFINRSRCLENGISIEVCNRFRLGFPYDWEDYNEEEEEKKKKNVDISFDDIPVNRYQDLYSLEGCLKDKILDDVVGSLRDLVCQKSDKACEKSRVGDVDDDDDDDDDKSLVSRVVGVKTRGMLRRREEYEASIGKRVATMSGKRVVTVSKKKNRRRSFGW; from the coding sequence ATGACGACGACGAGGGCGAAGTCCAAATTCCAGTCTCTCTCAGCATGTCGCTTCACGCCGTTACCGGAACCCAATACCTCACCGAGCACTTACTCCAAGACTTTACCAAAACCCAATTCCTCGCCGGGAACCGACGGAACTTTCCCAACACCGTTTCCCTTAGCTGTCATCACTccaatcaaaaccctaaaatccgTCACATTATCCGATTGGTGGCTAACAAAGAAAGGCAAAGATTTGTGTATTAAAGGATTCGAATCAAATGGTGCATCTGGAGTAAGACTGTTTTCATCAGGAACAATCTCAAAGCGACATGAAAGTACAACTCTTGAAGCAATTGATGGGATTACAATTTCTATCAATGGTTTCATCAATCGATCTCGTTGTCTAGAGAATGGTATTTCGATTGAGGTTTGTAATCGTTTTCGTTTAGGGTTTCCTTATGATTGGGAAGAttacaatgaagaagaagaagagaagaagaagaagaatgttgaTATTTCGTTTGATGATATTCCTGTGAATAGGTATCAGGATCTTTATTCTCTTGAGGGTTGTTTGAAAGATAAGATTTTGGACGATGTTGTTGGTAGTTTAAGAGATTTGGTTTGTCAGAAATCTGATAAGGCATGTGAGAAATCAAGAGTtggtgatgttgatgatgatgatgatgatgatgatgataagagTTTGGTTTCGAGGGTTGTGGGAGTGAAGACTAGAGGTATGCTTAGAAGGAGAGAAGAGTATGAAGCTTCTATTGGGAAAAGAGTTGCGACCATGTCTGGGAAAAGAGTTGTGACAGtgtccaagaagaagaataggaGAAGAAGTTTCGGTTGGTAA